A region of Lichenibacterium dinghuense DNA encodes the following proteins:
- a CDS encoding enoyl-CoA hydratase — protein MPNLHFEDFIVGAALPEASLTVSAEDAAFFADAFGPGAPWPGMADGQVPLSGWHVAALGIRLLFDAVLGGTAGLGRPGVERVTWPHPVRAGDRLRFTAAVTGARGSASRPDMGIVTLAIAIFNQDSACVMTQENSVMVARRYHGSRRGDAEARA, from the coding sequence ATGCCGAACCTGCATTTCGAGGACTTCATCGTCGGCGCGGCCCTGCCCGAGGCGAGCCTGACGGTCTCGGCCGAGGATGCCGCCTTCTTCGCCGACGCCTTCGGCCCCGGCGCGCCCTGGCCCGGCATGGCCGACGGGCAGGTTCCCCTGTCCGGCTGGCACGTCGCCGCGCTCGGCATACGCCTGCTGTTCGACGCCGTCCTGGGGGGCACGGCGGGGCTCGGCCGCCCCGGCGTCGAGCGCGTGACGTGGCCCCACCCCGTGCGGGCCGGCGACCGGCTGCGCTTCACCGCCGCGGTGACGGGCGCGCGCGGCTCGGCGTCGCGCCCCGACATGGGGATCGTGACGCTGGCCATCGCGATCTTCAATCAAGATTCCGCCTGCGTGATGACGCAGGAGAACTCCGTGATGGTGGCGCGGCGGTATCACGGCAGCCGACGGGGCGATGCGGAGGCGCGGGCGTGA
- a CDS encoding c-type cytochrome yields the protein MDSFEVNKVAGGVLGTLLATMGLGLFAGWIYSPGEPAKPGYDLPLAAAETAGTGDSKTAAPAKPLPVLLASASVEKGASLAKACGACHNFEKGGAAKVGPPLWGVLGRPVASVGGFGYSEALKGKGGDWTLEKINAFITSPKGYAPGTKMTYAGEEDPQKRADILDYLHTLSDNPQPLPAVTDAAPEKALPVSTEPAKKG from the coding sequence ATGGATTCGTTCGAGGTCAACAAGGTGGCCGGCGGCGTGCTCGGCACCCTCCTGGCGACCATGGGGCTGGGCCTCTTCGCCGGCTGGATCTATTCCCCCGGCGAGCCCGCCAAACCCGGCTACGACCTCCCGCTCGCCGCCGCCGAGACGGCCGGCACGGGCGACAGCAAGACCGCCGCGCCCGCCAAGCCGCTCCCCGTGCTGCTCGCCTCCGCCAGCGTCGAGAAGGGCGCTTCGCTCGCCAAGGCCTGCGGGGCCTGCCACAATTTCGAGAAGGGCGGCGCCGCGAAGGTCGGGCCGCCGCTGTGGGGCGTGCTCGGACGCCCGGTCGCCAGCGTGGGCGGCTTCGGCTATTCCGAGGCGCTGAAAGGCAAGGGCGGCGACTGGACGCTGGAGAAGATCAACGCCTTCATCACCTCGCCCAAGGGCTACGCCCCCGGCACCAAGATGACCTACGCGGGCGAGGAAGATCCGCAGAAGCGCGCCGACATCCTCGACTATCTCCACACGCTGTCCGACAACCCGCAGCCGCTGCCGGCGGTGACCGACGCCGCGCCGGAGAAGGCCCTGCCGGTGTCCACGGAGCCCGCCAAGAAGGGGTGA
- a CDS encoding AI-2E family transporter, which translates to MPRIVPSLDTAPRDSLRYLLSAALVIAGLYVGSEIFVPIALAILLSFVLAPGVRVLRRCGIGRVLPVLLMTLLAFLLIAALGALLALQLRGLADAMPQYQTTVLDKVEALRSVVSGQGTSRFSEFLSSLGQHLQSGAGQPAASGLAPGSPAPVPVTLAPAPEMPLEKLGTYLKPALHPLAVAGLVAVYAIFILLAREDLRNRAIRLFGAGDLHRSTAAIDDAARRVSRYLLTQLTVNTVAGLLVGFGLWLIGVPSAPLWGAVFGCLRFVPYLGPPLAAAAPIALAAAVAPGWSTAIWTAALFVGVEAVVSQAVEPMLYGHNTGLSPLAVVIAATFWTVLWGPVGLVLSTPVTVCLVVLGRHVEPLAFLDVMLGDRPALEPQEVFYQRLLADDPVEASDRAESQLKEGTLGAYYDDVLLPGLLLAQDDVAAGRLDHGRQERIAASAAEVVENLADHEAAPPSDGSGGEDLPEGWRQPGAVVCVGGRGPLDDAVAAALVQLLEKRGFGAAAAPHDMLGKGRIAALPLDGARLVVLSCLDGGSPAYLRFALRRLHRRRPEVPLLVGAWWRRSGAAEGDAADGRDAVASLAAAVERAGAIASERGEPRDEVPAVRRAPSVTRS; encoded by the coding sequence ATGCCCCGCATCGTCCCGTCGCTCGACACCGCTCCCCGGGACAGCCTGCGCTATCTCCTGTCCGCCGCCCTCGTGATCGCAGGGCTGTATGTCGGCTCCGAGATCTTCGTGCCGATCGCCCTCGCGATCCTGCTGAGCTTCGTGCTGGCGCCGGGGGTGCGCGTGCTGCGCCGCTGCGGCATCGGCCGCGTGCTGCCCGTGCTGCTGATGACGCTGCTGGCCTTCCTGCTCATCGCCGCGCTGGGGGCCCTGCTGGCCCTGCAGCTCCGCGGCCTCGCCGACGCCATGCCGCAGTACCAGACCACCGTGCTCGACAAGGTGGAGGCGCTGCGCAGCGTGGTGTCGGGGCAGGGCACGTCCCGCTTCTCGGAGTTCCTGTCGAGCCTCGGCCAGCACCTGCAGTCCGGCGCCGGACAGCCCGCGGCGTCCGGGCTGGCGCCCGGCTCGCCCGCCCCCGTGCCGGTCACGCTGGCGCCCGCGCCGGAGATGCCGCTGGAGAAGCTCGGCACCTACCTCAAGCCGGCGCTGCATCCGCTCGCCGTCGCGGGGCTCGTGGCCGTCTACGCGATCTTCATCCTCCTGGCCCGCGAGGACCTGCGCAACCGGGCCATCCGCCTGTTCGGCGCCGGCGACCTCCACCGCTCCACGGCCGCCATCGACGACGCGGCGCGGCGCGTCAGCCGCTATCTCCTGACCCAGCTCACCGTGAACACGGTGGCGGGCCTGCTGGTGGGCTTCGGCCTGTGGCTGATCGGCGTGCCGAGCGCGCCGCTGTGGGGCGCGGTCTTCGGCTGCCTGCGCTTCGTGCCCTACCTCGGGCCGCCGCTCGCCGCGGCGGCGCCGATCGCGCTGGCCGCCGCCGTGGCGCCGGGCTGGTCCACCGCCATCTGGACGGCCGCGCTGTTCGTCGGCGTCGAGGCCGTCGTGAGCCAGGCGGTCGAGCCGATGCTCTACGGGCACAACACCGGCCTGTCGCCGCTGGCCGTGGTGATCGCCGCCACGTTCTGGACGGTGCTGTGGGGGCCGGTCGGGCTCGTGCTGTCCACCCCCGTCACCGTGTGCCTCGTGGTGCTGGGCCGCCACGTCGAGCCGCTCGCCTTCCTGGACGTCATGCTGGGCGACCGCCCCGCCCTGGAGCCGCAGGAGGTCTTCTACCAGCGCCTGCTCGCCGACGACCCCGTGGAAGCGTCCGACCGCGCGGAAAGCCAACTCAAGGAGGGCACGCTCGGCGCCTATTACGACGACGTGCTGCTGCCGGGCCTGCTGCTCGCGCAGGACGACGTCGCGGCGGGGCGCCTCGACCACGGCCGGCAGGAGCGCATCGCGGCCTCGGCCGCCGAGGTCGTCGAGAACCTGGCCGACCACGAGGCCGCGCCGCCGTCCGACGGTTCCGGCGGCGAGGACCTCCCCGAGGGTTGGCGCCAGCCCGGCGCGGTGGTCTGCGTCGGCGGGCGGGGGCCCCTCGACGACGCCGTGGCGGCGGCGCTGGTGCAACTCCTGGAGAAGCGGGGCTTCGGCGCCGCGGCCGCGCCCCACGACATGCTCGGCAAGGGCCGGATCGCGGCGCTGCCGCTCGACGGCGCCCGGCTCGTCGTCCTGTCCTGCCTCGACGGCGGCAGCCCCGCCTATCTCCGCTTCGCGCTGCGCCGCCTGCATCGCCGCCGCCCCGAGGTGCCGCTGCTCGTCGGGGCGTGGTGGCGCCGGTCCGGGGCCGCGGAGGGCGACGCCGCCGACGGGCGCGACGCCGTCGCGAGCCTCGCGGCGGCGGTGGAGCGGGCGGGCGCGATCGCGTCGGAGCGGGGCGAGCCGCGGGACGAGGTCCCGGCCGTCCGCCGCGCCCCCAGCGTGACGCGCTCCTGA
- a CDS encoding MaoC family dehydratase, which yields MSDFFEDLVVGTRLDLGHHTFTAEEIVDFARRYDPQPFHLDEAAAASTPFGRLAASGWHTVAVWMRLYVEHRRAMAAALEARGEAASRPGPSPGFRSLKWRRPVHPGDTISYSSTLTAKHASQMAGWGLIFHRNAGVNQDGVTVCEFDGSVFWECRGAVAG from the coding sequence GTGAGCGACTTCTTCGAGGACCTGGTGGTGGGCACGCGGCTCGACCTCGGCCACCACACCTTCACGGCGGAGGAGATCGTCGACTTCGCGCGGCGCTACGACCCTCAACCCTTCCACCTCGACGAGGCCGCCGCGGCTTCGACGCCCTTCGGCCGGCTCGCCGCCTCCGGCTGGCACACGGTCGCGGTGTGGATGAGGCTCTACGTCGAGCACCGCCGGGCCATGGCGGCGGCGCTGGAGGCCCGCGGCGAGGCCGCGTCCCGCCCCGGCCCGTCGCCGGGCTTCCGCAGCCTGAAGTGGCGCCGGCCCGTCCACCCCGGCGACACGATCAGCTACAGCTCGACGCTCACCGCCAAGCACGCGTCGCAGATGGCGGGCTGGGGGCTGATCTTCCATCGCAACGCGGGGGTCAACCAGGACGGGGTGACGGTCTGCGAGTTCGACGGATCGGTGTTCTGGGAGTGCCGGGGGGCGGTGGCGGGATGA
- a CDS encoding ribbon-helix-helix domain-containing protein: MCSLFAHQPESDYEGQTRSLRIGGHCTSIRLEAAFWAVLEEMAASEGTTLGKFLTTLYGEVLAHHGEVRNFSSLLRCSCLVYLSRAAGRDAIARPPFLVAAE, from the coding sequence ATGTGCAGCCTGTTCGCCCACCAACCGGAGAGCGATTACGAGGGGCAGACGCGCTCGCTTCGCATCGGCGGCCACTGCACGTCGATCCGGCTCGAGGCCGCGTTCTGGGCCGTTCTGGAGGAGATGGCCGCGAGCGAAGGGACGACGCTCGGCAAGTTCCTCACCACGCTCTACGGTGAGGTGCTGGCCCACCACGGCGAGGTGCGGAACTTCTCGTCCCTGCTGCGCTGTTCGTGCCTGGTGTACCTGTCGCGCGCCGCGGGGCGGGACGCCATCGCGCGGCCGCCCTTCCTGGTGGCGGCGGAGTAG